Proteins encoded by one window of Conger conger chromosome 1, fConCon1.1, whole genome shotgun sequence:
- the sptssa gene encoding serine palmitoyltransferase small subunit A has translation MAFMDAWKQLSWFYYQYLLVTALYMLEPWERTVFNSLLISVAGMAVYTGYVFMPQHIMAILHYFEVIQ, from the exons ATGGCGTTCATGGATGCCTGGAAACAATTATCTTGGTTTTATTACCAATATTTACTCGTCACAGCTTTGTACATGCTGGAACCTTGGGAGAGGACGGTGTTCA ATTCCCTCCTGATCTCCGTGGCAGGGATGGCGGTGTACACGGGCTACGTGTTCATGCCGCAGCATATCATGGCCATACTGCACTACTTCGAAGTGATCCAGTGA
- the eapp gene encoding E2F-associated phosphoprotein has protein sequence MNRKEDYDSYEIEEPSDEERAASSSEDELDVLLHGTPDQKRKLLREYLTGESESSSGDEFEKEMEAELSSTMKTIEGRWSAPVSSEGTSGTTGNTADSSGNLQPQQYDNIYFDTDSEDDEVPSNSEGRRRKQRRVLTNDELLYDPDEDDRDQAWVDAKRRQYRSRRKLPGSSNRKEKSEALPSSDAVLNCPACMTTLCLDCQRHEKFRTQYRAMFVMNCRVNKEEVLRYKTPADRKRMNRRKKLKGNQQVQPGALVSGALVSGAMEGDPEETYHPVQCTECSTEVAVFDKDEVYHFFNILASHC, from the exons CTCCGAGGATGAGTTGGATGTTCTCCTTCATGGAACCCCCGATCAGAAGAGAAAACTCCTTCGGGAGTACCTGACTGGAGAGAGTGAGTCTTCAAGTGGAGATGAATTTGAGAAGGAGATGGAGGCAGAGTTGAGCTCCACCATGAAGACCATAGAGGGTAGATGGTCTGCCCCAGTTTCATCAg AGGGGACCTCGGGTACAACTGGCAACACGGCAGACTCGAGCGGAAACCTGCAACCCCAGCAATACGACAACATTTACTTTGACACAGATTCAGAAGATGATGAGGTTCCCA GTAACTCGGAAGGGCGGCGGCGGAAACAGCGGCGTGTCCTCACGAACGATGAGCTGCTGTACGACCCTGATGAAGATGACCGGGACCAGGCCTGGGTGGATGCCAAAAGGAGACA GTACAGAAGCAGGAGGAAACTGCCTGGTTCTTCAAACAGAAAAGAGAAGTCTGAGGCACTCCCCAGCAGTGATGCTGTCCTCAACTGCCCGGCCTGCATGACCACTCTGTGTCTGGATTGTCAGAG GCACGAGAAGTTCAGGACTCAGTACAGAGCTATGTTTGTCATGAACTGCAGAGTAAATAAAGAGGAGGTTCTGAGGTACAAAACGCCCGCTGATAGAAAGCGGATGAACAGGCGAAAGAAGCTGAAAGGCAACCAACAGGTACAGCCTGGGGCCCTGGTGTCCGGGGCCCTGGTGTCTGGGGCCATGGAGGGGGACCCAGAGGAGACCTACCATCCCGTCCAGTGTACCGAGTGCTCCACAGAGGTAGCAGTGTTCGACAAGGATGAAGTGTACCATTTCTTCAACATCCTAGCAAGTCACTGCTGA